DNA sequence from the Leptospirillum ferrooxidans C2-3 genome:
GTACAGCTGTTTTGCGGGACTTCTTGAACGAACCTCAAGGTAAACAGACGAGATCCCCGACAGATGACACCCTGACAAGAATCGCCGGAACATAGACGAGCCGATGCCCTTGTTTCTCCAGTCAGGGTGAAGGAAAAACGTGTGGATTTCCACCTCGTCAAGAACGCAATATCCTCCAATCAGTCCCAGAAGCCCCCCAGCTTGTGGGGAAACGATTCCGGCGTGAAAAGAGTGTGTCGGTTCCGTGACCTCCCTGACAAGAGATGGTCCAAGAGCATTGATCCGGGATTCAATGGACGGAAGGCCCGAAATGAACCGTGAAAGGAGTTCAGGCCAAAGCCCCGTCGACAGATCGACAAAACGGGGATCCTTTAGTTCAGCTGGCCCGACTCTCCGATTGTGAACCTCTTCACCGGAACCGGATTGTTCAGAAAAATCCATCAGAATCCTCGCTCCTCCGAATGGTCAAACCGCATTTCGACCATAGACAATGGAACGGTCACCACCAAACAAAACAGCAGCTCGTCCCTGATAAATCGGATCAGGAGGGAGATCCGTTCCTCTGGGGAAGGAAAGACTGGGCCATAAAAGTTCTGGTTCAGCTGGTAAATAAATCACTCCAGGGCCAATAACGGTCACATTCCGAACCTGCTGAAGGAGCTCGCCAATCTCCACAGGTGTTTCCATGGGAGACCAATCCGGATCACAGATCCAGTCTCCCGTGATGGGGTCTCTGACCCTTCGTTCCCCCAAAACCTCCGACTGTCTGGCATCAATGACCAAAAGAAGAGCATCGGAATCGACCAGACGCCACTGGAGAGCCAGCGTATCAAAGGGAGAGACACTCACCAGCGGAACTCCCAGAGAGATCGCAAGCCCGCTTCCGAAAGAATGAGCAACACGAAGGGAGCTATAGTTCCCAGGCCCTTTCGAAACAGAAATCATTCGGATATCCGTTGATTTTTTCTTTGAAGACTCCAGGAGGAGAGCGACCGACTGGGGAAGAATTTCGCTCGCCGCCCCGGAGGCCGACAAAGACACCTTTCCCAAACATTTCTGATCATCCAGAAGGGCCAGCCCCAAAACTCCAGTGGAACACTCAACAGACAGATGGATCATCCTTTTCTCCCGACATCTTTCAGCAAATCAATCGCCTCCCGGAGCTCCGTCACCGGATGAAAACTGAGCCCACCCATCTTTCCGGCACGAAGGGGGTCCTTTTTGGTTTTGGAAGAATCCGCAGACCCGCCGGGCAGGATGGCATGCCGGAATCCATGTCTTTCCGCTTCTTTCAAGCGTTCGGCAAGATGCGGGATACGCCGGACCTCTCCGCCAAGACCGATCTCCCCCATGACAACCCAGTCGGAAGGAAGAGCCAGGTTCCTGAAGGAGCCCGCAAGGGATAACGCAACGGGAAGATCGATCGCCGGCTCGTCCACGTCGACACCTCCCACAATATTGACAAAGAGATCCATCCCGCCAAGTTCAAGCCCCGTTCGCCTCGACAATACCGCAGTCATGAGCGAAAGTCTCTGGAGGCTGACCCCTTGGGCGACACGCCTGGGGTTCGGGAAGACTGTCGGATTCACAAGAGTCTGCAACTCGACCAGAATCGGTCTGGATCCCTCCATTCCAGGAACAATGATGGATCCGGACAAATTGGGGCGCCTGCCCTCCAGGAAAAAGGAGGAGGGGTTTTCGACCTCCCGAAGCCCTTCCGGAACCATCTCGAAAATCCCCAGTTCTCCCGTTGGTCCGAAACGGTTTTTAACCGACCGGAGCATCCGCAGGGGGTGATGCCTTTCCCCTTCAAGATACAGGACCGTGTCCACCAGATGTTCAAGAACTCTGGGTCCCGCAATCTGCCCATCTTTTGTCACATGGCCAATGACAAGAACCGTTACACCGGATTTTTTGGCAACCTCCAGAAGAAGTGTGGCCGATTCCCTTAAAAGCGCCACGGAGCCTGAAACAAGTCCCATCTGGGGCATCGTAATCGTCTGGATCGAATCCACGACAAGGATTTCAGGAGAAAGACGAACAACTTCAGCCAAAACAGCCTCAAGGTCTGTCTCCGCCATCAGGTGAAGCGCTCCTGATGGCTCCCCCAGACGGTCATAACGCATCCGTATCTGCTCCGGAGATTCTTCCCCGGCAGCGATCAACACTTTTCTGGAACGAGCAATTCGGGACAATGCCTGCAGGATGAGTGTGGACTTCCCCACTCCCGGGTCCCCTCCCAAGAGAACGAACGAGCCGGGAACAAGACCTCCCCCCAACACCCGGTCAACCTCGGAAAACCCTGTCGCAATCCGTTCAATCGTCCGGCTACCCACTTCAGAGATCGGAACAGAACGGGGCGCCTGATCATTCTTTTCATTCTGGATAATTGCCTCAAGACGAGTTGCAGGAGCGACCCATTCGACCAGACCATCCGGGGCTTCGTGACAATTTGGGCAAAATCCCATCCACCGGGGAGATCGATATCCGCACGCTGGACAAACGAAAGACGCTTGATCTTTTCGGCTCATTTTCCCTTTCCGCCATTCATACGGCCGAATTGGCCCCCTATGAAGGAATCCATTGTTGTGTTATGTTTTTCAGAAATCGAACCCAATCGGGGACTCGGCATCCCTGTGATCCACCTTATGGAGAATCTCTTGATCGGGAAAAAGAACAGGACCAAGCCCCGCAAAACCGAATCAGTCCACCATGAAAAGCCAGCGATCGCATCGCTTTTCATGGCTCCCTTCCTCTTCGCCACTCTTTTCCTGGGACTATTCATTCTGGCCGCTGGAATACGACCGGCTACCCTTCTTGCCGCAGACGGAGAAGATACCCCGAATTTTTCCGACCCGGGTTCAGGATCTGACAACTCTCCGGAATTTACCAATACTCCTGACATTGGAGTGGGAACAACCGTCAATCCCCTGGCCCAGCCCAATCAGATCCTTTTCGATGCCGCACTCGGATTTGTCCCAAGTGTCGGTCCAACCGTTTCCGGCGCAACAGGAAACGCCCAGACAGGAGTCGGATTCCTTGTGGATCTCGAGGCCGGGTATACGATTCTCCCGAACCTTGTGGCCACTCTGGGAATCTCCATCCACGCATTTTCAAATGATACCAATATACCGGTCCTTCTGGGGGTACAGTATTACTTTGACAATGGTGGAGGGTTCCCCATGATCATGGGGAACCAGAAACTGACGCTTGTGCCCTATATTGAGGCCGCAATGGGTCCCGTCTTCAATGTTTCAACCGATTCCGCAGGTACAGGCGTTGGCGCCATGGCGTTCGGATTCCGGGTTGGACCTGGGGTCCTGATTCCCTTTGGAGTCAACCGCCATCAGGGTATCTATTTTGAGATCGATTACGAAACACAGGGAGGCCCTTTTTCCGGGGGAGGACTCTCAAGCTCTGCTTTTACCCTGATCCCTGTCAAGGTTGGATATACGACCATCTTTTAGCCGATCGATCCCCAGACAGGCAATCGTCTCCCTTACGGAAAAAGAAATGACCGGACAAGGAGGAGTGTCAGCCGCAACCTTCCTTGTGAACAGCTTTTCCAGAAGTGGTTGCCACAAAGGAGTCCAGAAAGGATGGGAGCGGTCGTCGAGGAGAACCGCCGGAACCTGATATGAACCATCGATCCTTGAAAAGGCCAGCCAGCCGAAAAGCTCGTCAAGTGTTCCAAACCCACCAGGCAAGACAACAAAGCCTTCCGACTGTGTCAAAAAAAACTGCTTTCTGAGAAAAAACTGCCCAAAACAAAAATCCCCATCCAGTGTACGGCCGGGTGGAGATCCAGGGCGACAATAAAGAGACACGCCGCTCCCGGAGCTCACCGAATTCGAACCGGCCAGGACCGCTCCCATCAGACCTTCACGGCCCCCGGTCAGAGCCATAAACCCCGCACCGGCAATCTCTCTTCCAAGCTCTTTTGCCATCTCCCAGGCCGAATCCGAACGGTCAAGAGAAGATGAGGCAAAAACCGTTATTTTCGGTCTGTCGGGAAGTGTCTTGAAAAACTCCATCGCCGCAGAGATCTCGGCAATGACCTCAGATTCCTGAAACACGAAGTCCGTCCACAAGAATCGACGGGCACACAATGGAACTTCTACTGGAAACATCCGATCCGATTCCCATGATCCCCGAAAACAGAGCGTCCAGCGTTCCGGCTATCGTAAACTCCGAGAGAGGTCCCAGAATCTCTCCACCCCGGACTTCGTAACCGAACGCCCCTCTCGAATAATCTCCGGTAACCGTATTGACTCCGAAACCGATCAGCTCCGTTACCATGATTCCGTCGCCCATCTGTTTTAAAAGCCCGGAGCGATCTTCCGTTCCGGGAGTCACGATGACATTCGAGGTTCCGACGACGGGAGCGTCCCCCAGGGAACGAACGGCATTTCCTGTTGTTTTATGGCCGGTTTTCCGGGCGGAATAACTATCGAAAAGGAACCCGTTCAAAATACCACCGGAAAGGATTTCCTTTTTTGCGACACGAACGCCCTCTCCGTCAAACGGACGGCTCCCGAAGCCTCCCGGAAGGAAGGGGTCCTCCGTGAGGGTCAAAAGGGAAGAAGCGACCTTCGATCCTTCACGACCTTTCAGGTAAGTGGCGTCCCTGTAAAGAGCGTGCCCCGATATTGCCGACAGTAAATGGCCAATGAGCGAACGGGCATTTTCCGGATCAAAGAGGATCCGGGCATTTCCGGTCTTTGGCCTTTTGGGGTTCAGTCTCGAAATGGCACGTCTTGAAGACTCGGCCCCAATCGCTCCGGGAGAATCAAGGTCCCTGAAAAAGGGGCGCTGGTCATACCAATAGTCCCGTTCCATCGAGTCGCCTTCTTTTGCGATGGAGGTCACTGACAGAGCATAGTTCGTCCGGCTTGTTCCACCGAGAAATCCCCTCGTGTTTCCCATCTGTCGGGTCATTCGGCTGGACTGGAATTCCGCACCTTCCGAAGACGAGATTCGGCTGTCGTAGGAAAGGGCCGCCTTCTCGCAGGAAAGGGCCAGATCCAGCCGAAGCTTCGCTGAGGGGGCATCCCGACCATCATCTTCAAGCAGAAGATCCGGAAAAGGCCTGCGAAATTCAAGATCCTCAGGATCGGGAAGACCGGAATGGGCATCTGGAGCGGTTTCCCCCGCGAGACGCACCGCTTCCCTCACCAGATCCGAAAGGGAGTCCCTGTTCAGATCGGAAGTGGAGACAATCGCCTGGGATTGCCCACGAAAGACTCGAATTCCCATCCCCCTGCTCATGCTTCGGTGGACCTTCTCCACATCACCCTTCCGGACGGAAATGGAGTAATCGTCGCTTGTCACATAGAGCGCATCCGCATCGGTTGCGCCAAGTTTTTTGGCTTCCGACAGCACAAATGAAAGGATATCTTCTCCCTGTGCGACTTTTTCGACGGCATCGTCGCTCATGCTGTGCCTCCTACTGTCAATTCTTCCACCATAATGGTCGGCAGACCCACTCCGACCGGAACGGACTGTCCGTCTTTACCGCATGTCCCCACCCCGGAATCGAGAGACATATCCGATCCCACCATCGAAACCTTCGTCAACACTTCAGGACCGCTGCCGATCAGTGTTGCCCCCCGGACAGGATAAAGGATCCGACCCTTCTCGACGTAATAAGCTTCTGATGTCGAAAAGACGAACTTTCCGGAGGTGATGTCAACCTGTCCTCCACCGAAATTGACTGCATAGATCCCGCGATCGAGACTCTCGAGGATTTCTTTCGGATCGGAATCCCCCCCGAGCATGCTGGTATTCGTCATTCTTGGCATCGGAACGTGGGCGTAGGATTCCCTGCGGCCATTCCCCGTGACCTTCATCCCCATCAGACGGGCATTATGACGGTCCTGCAGATACCCCCGAAGGATCCCCTTTTCGATCAAAACGGTTCTTGAGGTCGGGGTTCCCTCGTCATCGACATTCAGGGATCCCCTTCTCCCCGGAATCGTCCCATCGTCGATCACCGTGCAGAGAGAGGATGCGACCTTTTCACCTATCCTTCCGGAAAAGGCCGATGTTCCCTTCCGATTGAAATCTCCTTCAAGTCCATGCCCAACCGCTTCATGAAGAAGGATCCCCGGCCATCCCGGTCCAAGGACAACCGGCATCGTCCCGGACGGACAATCACGGGCATCCAGATTCACGATCGCCTGACGGGCCGCTTCCCGTGCCCCCAGCCTGATGCGTTCAATGTCCGGGATATCGGAAAAAGGAACCCTGCCGCCAAAACCGTAGGAACCGGTCTGGCGATTTTTTTCACTTTGAGCGATCACCGTAATGTTGAAGCGGTAAAGAGGCCTCAGATCCGTTGAAAGCTGGCCATCTTCACGGACGGTGAGGACAGACTTCACTTCGGTCGCCAAAGACACCATGACCTGTTTCACACGATGGTCATAGGCCCTGGCGGTACGATCCGCTTCAGAGAGGAGCTCTCTCCTCACATCCGTTGGCAGAACAAGCCCTTCTTTGGTGACCGGGTAAAGCTCATGTGTCCGAACCATTTTCCCGACAGGAGACCTTGCAGCACCCTCCCCTCCATGAAGGGCAATCTCCCGGGCTGTCGCCATCGTCAGATGAAGCATCTTGGGATCGATTTCCTCCGTCAGGGCAAATCCTGTTTTCTCTCCTGAGATGATCCTCGCACCCGCTCCCTGGGAAATATGGCTCCCCGCCTTTTTAACAATTCCTTCCTCAAGGCTCATCGTTTCCGAAACAGTATGTTCGAAGTACAGATCGGCAAAATCGATATGGCTTCCCGCTGCCAGATTCATCACCGAGTCCAAAACGTCCGGCGACGCCCCAAAGCGGTGTTCAAAAAATCCTGCCAGGTCTCGTCCTGATTCCTGACTTCCCATGTTGGAACCTTTCGATATGGACATCTTTGCCCCCCAAATGCACAATGGTAGCGACTTCAAGAACATAAATTCCCCAAAAAACAGACCGGACAGGGTCTTGGATCGGTCCAATTCCGCCGGCCCCCGAAAACACATGTCTCTCCACTATATAGGGACGCCGTTCCCTGGATCAAGGAGGAGCCCGGAATGACAGACATTTCCGACCATGATCAACCATCTTCGGAGAGGATCAGGGTCCTCCTCGAAGGGGCCCGACAGAACGGAGCCTTTCCGGGAGCGGTCCTCCTCTGGGGAGTGGCATCCGGTCAATACTCCTTCCTCTGCTCGGGTGTCCTGAGAAAAGATATTCCCGGAGCTCCCGTTACCGAAAAAACGCTCTTTGACCTGGCTTCACTGACCAAACCATTGGTCACAGCCACACTATCCCTTCTGGCGACACAAGAGGGGCTCATATCCCCTTCCACTCCACTGGAAGAACTGATGTCCCTGCCAGGCAGACATTTTCTCGCAAGACAGCCTTTCTCCCGGCTTCTCTCCCACTCATCGGGCCTTCTCTCCTGGGCCCCTCTTTATAGGGAGATCCCTCCAGACAATCCCGCTCTCTTCAGGGAGATTCTCGAACAGAAGATCCTGGATCTCCCCCCCGACTACACTCCGGGGACAACGGCCAGATATTCGGACTTCGGATATATCCTGGCGGGAAGAATCATCGAAAGGATTTACGGAAACAGGAGTCTTGCCAGTTTATTCAAGGAAAAAGTCACCGAACCTCTTCAGATCCTCAACACCGGGTTCATCGAAACTGGAGAGGCAAGCCCTTTGAGGATGCAGTCGATCGCATCCACCGAAATGATCGAAGGGGCCGGGATTCCGTTTACGGGAATTGTCCATGATGAGCATGCCCGATACATGGGAGGGGTTTCCGGACACGCCGGACTGTTTGGAAGCGCCTTGTCGGTCTGGAATCTTGTCTTGCCATGGATGGGAAAGGGGACTTTTTTTGATCCGGCCATCCTTGCCGATTTCAGAAGAAAACAGCCAGAGATTTCATGGACCTGCGGCTGGGACACCCCGACAGGCGACTCCCAGTCCGGACATCTGTTCTCTGAAAAGGCCATAGGACATCTGGGCTATACAGGAACTTCGATCTGGATGGAGCCCGGAAACGGACGGATCATCATCCTTCTGACCAACCGGGTCCATCCTTCCAGAACACAAAATCTGTTAAAGATCTGGCGACCAAGAATCCACGACGCCGTCATGGAATGCGGCTTCGACTAGATCTTTCCGATCGCTTCGAGGAGGGGAATATGATCCGGATCGTAACCCGCTCCGTTCTGAAAAAGAGGATCCATCCTGTCGAATCGCCCAAATGGATCCACCCCCAAAAGGCTTCCCCCAAAGATCCCGATCCAGTCCGATTTCCGGAGAACGGGCCTCTCCCGGATCTTCCGGTCGGGATTGCAGCCCATCTTGAGAATGCCGAGACCCCCCAAGAGAACCAGACGCAGTTCGAGGGAGAGACGGAATCCGACTTTGGAGGGCAAATCCCTTCCCCGATAAAAAAGACCTCCCGTAAATCCGTCAAGCCTTTTCAGAAGCATGAGGTGACGTTCATCGGAGAGTTCAAAGAGCTCTCTCTCGGACAGATGACAGGCAGCAAGCTCATCCTTGGGAACATAGATACGGTCCTTTTTTCGGTCAACATCGATATCCTGCCAGAAGTTGGCCAACTGGAGAGCCGTACAAATCGCATCGGAAGATTTGAAGAGAGCTTCATCGCGATACCCATGAACCCATAAAAGGAGCCTTCCCACCGGATTGGCGGACAGTCTCGAATACCCCAGAAGGTCTTCGAAGGATTGATGTCTCGTTACCACACGATCCCGTTCGAAGGCCCGAATCAGATGATCCAGCCATTCGACAGGAAGGGAAAACTCCCGGATCACATCGGAAAGGGCCCGAAAAACGGGATGATCCACAGGGCCTGAAGCCGCCTGAAAAAGAAGCTCCCTCCAATTGGACAGTTTCTCCATGGCTTCGCGAGTATCGGGAATCTCATCTGCAAAATCATCTGCCGTCCTGGCAAAGGCATAGATGACAGCGATCGGTAGTCTCGTCGACTTGGGAAGGAGAGACGAGGCAACAGGAAAATTTTCGTAATGGCTCTCGGCCATCTGTTTGCAATAGGAAAACGAATCCGTCAGGGAAATCATGACCGGACTTCTCCACGGGAAAGCTTCGGGAACAGGAGGTCCCCGAGAAGATGGGCAGATCGGACAGCGCCTTCCATCGTTGCAGGAAGCCCTGTGTCCGTTGCATCGCCACAGAGCCACATATTGGACACCCCTGTCTGGTTGGACGGTCGATAAAGAGATTGGCCGGGACCGAGGATCGGAGTGGACATTCGCTCCCGAATGACACGGTGGTGCAGCAGGTCAGGCAGGACAGGCTGCCCGGAGAAGCGACGGACGGCCTCGAGTGCGGATTGAAGCCACTCCTCTTCGGATCTCTCGTCTTTGGCGTCCACCCCTGAAATGGTCAGGGACAAAAAGGTTCCCTCCAGCCGATTTCTGCCATCTTCATAGGAAATATCCAGATAACTTGCTCCGTCCGGAGAGATCTCCGTCGATCTTTCCGGACGGGCCATGAGGTCCTTGTTGAAAACCCAATGAACAGGTCCGTTCATAAAGCCTCCAATGGCCGGAAGGGCAAGAGGACGTGAAAACCAGAGGTGAATGGAAACAATTCCCGAAGAAAAGGAAAGGCGCATGATGTTTTGGCAAAGCTCCCCTTGCATCATCTCGATGGGGAAAACCTTCTCGAGAGACCATGGAGGCATGGCCAACACCAGATGATCATTCGGGGACAATTCCAGTTTGTTCTCCCCCGCAACAATCGACGTGACCTGATTGCCCTCGAGACAGATCCTGCCAACAGCACTTTTCAACCTCACGTCAACTCCCCTCCTTTCAAAGAGGGCAAGTGCCGGATCGATCACAAGATCCCTGTGGCTCACAATACTCCAGCCGATCAGGGACGGACCGCCAGATCCCAGTAGCGTTTCCCTAAGAATCCGCAAAAGAAGCGCCGCACTGACATCAGAAGAAGGAAGGTTCGTTGCGGAGACCACCAGAAGTTCCCAAAAGCGGTCGATCGACTCTTTCGTTGCACCGCACTGGAGAAGGAAGGTTCTTGCGTCGAGATGGTCGACGGACTCCTCTTTGAGCCCCCCGGAAGACATTCTGGCCCCTGCCTTCAGCATGGATATCCGTGACCCAAGAGAAAGGCCGGAAAAGGAGAGAACACCCAAAAGACCGCCAATCTTTCCAAGTTTGGGATCAAGGCTAAAGCGATGGGATTGGTTTTTCTCATCCAGAAGTTCAATCGAAAATGGGGTTGGAAAGACAACACGATTTCTGGTGCCAAGCCTGTCCAGAAAGGAAAGCATGGAAGAATAGACATCCATGAACAGGTGCTGGCCATTATCGGCCCACTGCCCCGTATGGCTCTCCCGGTAGGAAGAGACTCTTCCTCCGGGAGACGGTCTTCCCTCCAGAAGTACGATCCGGACGGGCTTCCCCCGTTCCGGGCGGGAAAGGGATTCAGCCAGGGCCATCCCGGAAAGACCGGCGCCGACGATATAGACCGTGGGAACAGTCAATCCGCACTCCCGCCGGTGTCACCCGGAATTCGAGCGGTTTTGGGTTGTTTCGCCCATTGACCGACCGTCAGAAAAAAAAGCAGAAGGGAGGCTTTCTTGAACTTCGAAAGGGAGACCGGTCTTGAAAACACATCGAAGTTTCTCCGTCGGATCTCCCGGTGGATTTCATGATAATAGGCTTCCATTGCCCGCGCCGGCCGCATGATCCTCCGGTCTTCCGAAGTCACAAGAAGCCCCTGCGCCTTCTGATAGTCCTGCTCGGAAAGTTCCCACAACTCTTCCAGAAGTTTTTGAAACCCTTCCGACCAAACTCCTGAAAGGACATCCGTCTCCGAAACATTGAAGTGGCGCATACGGTCTGCAGGAAGATAGATCCTGTCCCGGGCAGCATCCTCTTTGATATCCCGAAGGATATTCGTGAGCTGGAAGGCCTCTCCCAATGCATCGGCATAAGGAGCAAGTCGGACAAGATCACCACCGAAGACGGGAATGCAGGCCCGACCGACGGCGCCGGCTGCAAGATAGCAGTACTCCCTGAGCTCAGCCATCCCCGCAATCCGGACCCGGTCAAGATCCATCGACATTCCCCTGACAACATCGAGAAGAACCCCGGAAGGAACCCCGCGACGATCCATCAGGTCATGAAGCCTCGCAGAGAGAGGATGGTCGAATCTTGCTCCCCCGGAAAGGTCCTCTGTCCAGGCGGCAAGTTCTCCTGTGGGATCCTCTCCCGGAAAAGGCTCGTCAACAAAATCATCCACAACACGGAAAAAGACGTAGAGGGTTTCAAGATCTTTTCGGGATTGATCCTTCAGAAACCGGTATCCGATCCTGAAGTTGCTCCTGGAAAGAGCAGATTGTGCTTTTTCGTATCGTCTGATGGAAAAGGATTTGGTCTGTCCCAAGGGGGTAAAAGCTCCGGCAAAATCGGTGAAAAAAGGATTGTCACACGGTATAGAATCCCCAAGATGCTACCATGGGAGGGTCAAAAATCAAATCCGGGCGGACTCTTTCAGGCAAAAAGAGCCATAGGGCTACCATTCTACCGACCGGAAAATCTGAAAAGAAGCTCGTTTCAGGATCCCGCACTCTTAAAAAGTGTCCAACCCTCGTTGAAGTCGCTGATATCAAGCGACTAGAATGGAGGCAAGGATTCAAGTATCAGAAAAATCGGCCTCCGGGCCAACTTCCAAACATTTTCCCGGAGAAACAGCCGGTGAATATCAAAACAGGGGATCCATTCCGATGAACAATGAACTGGCCACTCTTTCCTGGCCTGCTGTCGAAAAAAGAATCTCTCAAAAAACCATCATCATTCCCGTTGGCAGCACAGAGCAACATGGTCCCAATGGACTCATCGGCACGGACCACCTGATCGCCGGGGCACTCGCAAAAGCCCTTGGAGATGAAACAGGGATTCTTGTCGCTCCCACAATGGCCTATGGCATGAGCCATCATCATCTGGCTTTTCCCGGAACAGCTTCCCTGCGCCCCGAAACACTCATCATGATGACCACCGACATCATCTCATCATTTGCCCGAAACGGATTTTCCCGTTTTTTCTTCGTCAATGGCCACGGCGGAAATGTCAGCTCCATGAGTGCTGCGTTCTCCCAGATTCTGACCGACAGCCCAAATCTCAGGATCCAGCTGGCTTCCTGGTGGCTTTTGCCTGAAGTCACCGCCAGGGAAAAAGAGGTTTTTGGCTCGGAAAACGGATTTCATGCCACCTGCGGCGAGGTGGCCGTCACATGGTACCTATTCCCACAGGCTCAAACACCCATCGCCCCTGGGGTCGCCCCCGATCCCAAAACAGAGTGGCCAGTGGGTCCCGAACGCTTCAGGATGCTTTATCCCGATGGCCGGATGGGATCCAACCCAGCCCTTTCAACCGGGGAGATCGGGGCGGAACTTTTTG
Encoded proteins:
- a CDS encoding TldD/PmbA family protein yields the protein MSDDAVEKVAQGEDILSFVLSEAKKLGATDADALYVTSDDYSISVRKGDVEKVHRSMSRGMGIRVFRGQSQAIVSTSDLNRDSLSDLVREAVRLAGETAPDAHSGLPDPEDLEFRRPFPDLLLEDDGRDAPSAKLRLDLALSCEKAALSYDSRISSSEGAEFQSSRMTRQMGNTRGFLGGTSRTNYALSVTSIAKEGDSMERDYWYDQRPFFRDLDSPGAIGAESSRRAISRLNPKRPKTGNARILFDPENARSLIGHLLSAISGHALYRDATYLKGREGSKVASSLLTLTEDPFLPGGFGSRPFDGEGVRVAKKEILSGGILNGFLFDSYSARKTGHKTTGNAVRSLGDAPVVGTSNVIVTPGTEDRSGLLKQMGDGIMVTELIGFGVNTVTGDYSRGAFGYEVRGGEILGPLSEFTIAGTLDALFSGIMGIGSDVSSRSSIVCPSILVDGLRVSGI
- the hpnC gene encoding squalene synthase HpnC, which produces MISLTDSFSYCKQMAESHYENFPVASSLLPKSTRLPIAVIYAFARTADDFADEIPDTREAMEKLSNWRELLFQAASGPVDHPVFRALSDVIREFSLPVEWLDHLIRAFERDRVVTRHQSFEDLLGYSRLSANPVGRLLLWVHGYRDEALFKSSDAICTALQLANFWQDIDVDRKKDRIYVPKDELAACHLSERELFELSDERHLMLLKRLDGFTGGLFYRGRDLPSKVGFRLSLELRLVLLGGLGILKMGCNPDRKIRERPVLRKSDWIGIFGGSLLGVDPFGRFDRMDPLFQNGAGYDPDHIPLLEAIGKI
- the tldD gene encoding metalloprotease TldD, encoding MGSQESGRDLAGFFEHRFGASPDVLDSVMNLAAGSHIDFADLYFEHTVSETMSLEEGIVKKAGSHISQGAGARIISGEKTGFALTEEIDPKMLHLTMATAREIALHGGEGAARSPVGKMVRTHELYPVTKEGLVLPTDVRRELLSEADRTARAYDHRVKQVMVSLATEVKSVLTVREDGQLSTDLRPLYRFNITVIAQSEKNRQTGSYGFGGRVPFSDIPDIERIRLGAREAARQAIVNLDARDCPSGTMPVVLGPGWPGILLHEAVGHGLEGDFNRKGTSAFSGRIGEKVASSLCTVIDDGTIPGRRGSLNVDDEGTPTSRTVLIEKGILRGYLQDRHNARLMGMKVTGNGRRESYAHVPMPRMTNTSMLGGDSDPKEILESLDRGIYAVNFGGGQVDITSGKFVFSTSEAYYVEKGRILYPVRGATLIGSGPEVLTKVSMVGSDMSLDSGVGTCGKDGQSVPVGVGLPTIMVEELTVGGTA
- a CDS encoding serine hydrolase domain-containing protein → MTDISDHDQPSSERIRVLLEGARQNGAFPGAVLLWGVASGQYSFLCSGVLRKDIPGAPVTEKTLFDLASLTKPLVTATLSLLATQEGLISPSTPLEELMSLPGRHFLARQPFSRLLSHSSGLLSWAPLYREIPPDNPALFREILEQKILDLPPDYTPGTTARYSDFGYILAGRIIERIYGNRSLASLFKEKVTEPLQILNTGFIETGEASPLRMQSIASTEMIEGAGIPFTGIVHDEHARYMGGVSGHAGLFGSALSVWNLVLPWMGKGTFFDPAILADFRRKQPEISWTCGWDTPTGDSQSGHLFSEKAIGHLGYTGTSIWMEPGNGRIIILLTNRVHPSRTQNLLKIWRPRIHDAVMECGFD
- the radA gene encoding DNA repair protein RadA; protein product: MSRKDQASFVCPACGYRSPRWMGFCPNCHEAPDGLVEWVAPATRLEAIIQNEKNDQAPRSVPISEVGSRTIERIATGFSEVDRVLGGGLVPGSFVLLGGDPGVGKSTLILQALSRIARSRKVLIAAGEESPEQIRMRYDRLGEPSGALHLMAETDLEAVLAEVVRLSPEILVVDSIQTITMPQMGLVSGSVALLRESATLLLEVAKKSGVTVLVIGHVTKDGQIAGPRVLEHLVDTVLYLEGERHHPLRMLRSVKNRFGPTGELGIFEMVPEGLREVENPSSFFLEGRRPNLSGSIIVPGMEGSRPILVELQTLVNPTVFPNPRRVAQGVSLQRLSLMTAVLSRRTGLELGGMDLFVNIVGGVDVDEPAIDLPVALSLAGSFRNLALPSDWVVMGEIGLGGEVRRIPHLAERLKEAERHGFRHAILPGGSADSSKTKKDPLRAGKMGGLSFHPVTELREAIDLLKDVGRKG
- a CDS encoding LOG family protein, with the protein product MFQESEVIAEISAAMEFFKTLPDRPKITVFASSSLDRSDSAWEMAKELGREIAGAGFMALTGGREGLMGAVLAGSNSVSSGSGVSLYCRPGSPPGRTLDGDFCFGQFFLRKQFFLTQSEGFVVLPGGFGTLDELFGWLAFSRIDGSYQVPAVLLDDRSHPFWTPLWQPLLEKLFTRKVAADTPPCPVISFSVRETIACLGIDRLKDGRISNLDRDQGKSRA
- the tsaB gene encoding tRNA (adenosine(37)-N6)-threonylcarbamoyltransferase complex dimerization subunit type 1 TsaB; the protein is MIHLSVECSTGVLGLALLDDQKCLGKVSLSASGAASEILPQSVALLLESSKKKSTDIRMISVSKGPGNYSSLRVAHSFGSGLAISLGVPLVSVSPFDTLALQWRLVDSDALLLVIDARQSEVLGERRVRDPITGDWICDPDWSPMETPVEIGELLQQVRNVTVIGPGVIYLPAEPELLWPSLSFPRGTDLPPDPIYQGRAAVLFGGDRSIVYGRNAV
- a CDS encoding GNAT family N-acetyltransferase, whose translation is MDFSEQSGSGEEVHNRRVGPAELKDPRFVDLSTGLWPELLSRFISGLPSIESRINALGPSLVREVTEPTHSFHAGIVSPQAGGLLGLIGGYCVLDEVEIHTFFLHPDWRNKGIGSSMFRRFLSGCHLSGISSVYLEVRSRSPAKQLYFRLGFRQSGIRKGYYGPEWSVDEQSDDAIVMVYTTGEMNDRPNMGERLMELLTVGLAGL